A DNA window from Setaria viridis chromosome 2, Setaria_viridis_v4.0, whole genome shotgun sequence contains the following coding sequences:
- the LOC117842368 gene encoding probable glutathione S-transferase GSTU1 produces MAGEKEEGLQLLDLWVSPFAQRCRIALAEKGLAYEPLEQDLSNKGDLLLRANPVHKKVPVLLHGGRPVCESLVILHYLDEAFPETPALLPSDPHARAHARFWADYADRKVFECGTRLWKRKAGSEPQLQARREMVEALRILEADLGDKPYLAGEAFGFVDLAIVPFAAWFLGYERLGEFSVEEVCPRLAAWGERCGERESVARSLHPPEKVYEFIGYLKDKYGDK; encoded by the coding sequence ATGGcgggggagaaggaggagggtcTGCAGCTGCTGGACTTGTGGGTGAGCCCGTTCGCGCAGCGCTGCCGCATCGCGCTGGCGGAGAAAGGCCTGGCGTACGAGCCCCTGGAGCAGGACCTCTCCAACAAgggcgacctcctcctccgcgccaaCCCCGTCCACAAGAAGGTCCCCGTGCTCCTCCACGGCGGCCGCCCCGTCTGCGAGTCCCTCGTCATCCTCCACTACCTCGACGAGGCGTTCCCGGAGACCCCCGCCCTGCTCCCCTCCGacccgcacgcgcgcgcgcacgccagGTTCTGGGCGGACTACGCGGACAGGAAGGTGTTCGAGTGCGGGACCCGGCTGTGGAAGCGCAAGGCGGGGTCGGAGCCGCAGCTGCAGGCGCGGAGGGAGATGGTGGAGGCCCTGCGGATCCTGGAGGCCGATCTCGGGGACAAGCCCTACCTCGCCGGCGAGGCGTTCGGGTTCGTCGACCTCGCCATCGTCCCGTTCGCGGCGTGGTTCCTCGGCTACGAGCGCCTCGGGGAGTTCAGCGTCGAGGAGGTGTGCCCGAGGCTGGCGGCGTGGGGGGAGCGGTGTGGCGAGAGGGAGAGCGTTGCCAGGAGCCTGCACCCGCCGGAGAAGGTGTACGAGTTCATCGGCTATCTCAAGGACAAGTACGGTGACAAGTAG
- the LOC117845881 gene encoding BURP domain-containing protein 12, with the protein MASPRCAHLLLTITILLQLCHLARAMPLPSPSPSSNAASPSAPPAPPVPALPRGLPRIIPAWSMPPVNPFTAKAAFIRYWNRKVRSNRPHPAFFFAKLSPLSAPDAAAFSTLASAGKLASRIRDFCAAASLLCPSTPAASWSASSSSVEDGAAGIASSGGGAGSAAPFKNYENGNFSSYGNSGGGGADQFAAYSSGKSGPVDSFKRYGKGSLGRNDSFTNYEAGGNVGTSSFSSYTTGATGGAGEFAGYAGQTNTVAATFATYDSGGNGRAHEFTAYAQDANSGVEGFTSYGKAANAAAESFKTYGNNSNTVASGFINYGEKANGLNDTFASYGLDGNAPENTFRSYASGSNAAVDDFKGYRDAANIGDDSFTSYASNANGAEAGFDSYGKSTNPGSVSFKGYGQGSNPNHRIGFTHYSGDNTTFKAYSNEGVEFKEYQNMSKMEVSKTAAGVEATGHRQPKWSPGPGKFFRERDLMTGNRMPMPDIADKLPHRAFLPRDIAAKIPFEEGAVSALFGAPPGTAMRQVVASTVAECARAPSRGETKRCATSAEDMVDFAVEMLGSSNIAVRSTESTAGSGRDVRLGKITGVAGGGVTRSVSCHQSLFPYLVYYCHSVPRVRLYEADILDVDSNRRINHGVAICHLDTSDWSPNHGAFVALGGKPGEIEVCHWIFEGDMTWTLVD; encoded by the coding sequence ATGGCGTCCCCTCGCTGCGCTCACCTCCTCCTGACCATCACCATTCTGCTGCAACTCTGCCATCTGGCTCGGGCAATGCCACTACCTTCACCTTCACCGTCGTCAAACGCCGCCTCCCCGTCCGCTCCTCCGGCACCGCCCGTGCCGGCGCTACCACGAGGCTTGCCACGGATCATACCGGCGTGGTCGATGCCGCCGGTGAATCCGTTCACGGCGAAGGCGGCGTTCATCCGGTACTGGAACCGGAAGGTGCGCAGCAACCGCCCGCACCcggccttcttcttcgccaAGCTCTCCCCGCTCTCggcccccgacgccgccgcgttcTCCACCCTCGCCTCCGCGGGGAAGCTGGCCTCCCGCATCCGCGACTtctgcgcggcggcgtcgctgctCTGCCCCTCGACCCCCGCGGCGTCCTGGTCGGCGTCGTCCTCGTCCGTGGAGGACGGCGCAGCGGGCATCGCCtcctccggcggtggcgccggctcCGCGGCGCCGTTCAAGAACTACGAGAACGGCAACTTCAGCAGCTACGGAaacagcggcggaggcggcgcagaCCAGTTCGCGGCGTACTCGAGCGGGAAGAGCGGCCCCGTCGACTCGTTCAAGCGCTACGGCAAGGGCTCGCTGGGGCGGAACGACTCCTTCACCAACTACGAGGCGGGGGGCAACGTCGGGACGTCCAGCTTCAGCTCGTACACCACCGGCGCCACCGGTGGTGCCGGGGAGTTCGCCGGGTACGCCGGGCAGACCAACACGGTGGCGGCGACCTTCGCCACCTACGACTCCGGCGGCAACGGGCGAGCGCACGAGTTCACGGCGTACGCGCAGGACGCCAACTCCGGCGTGGAGGGCTTCACAAGCTACGGCAAGgccgcgaacgccgccgccgagtcCTTCAAGACCTACGGCAACAACTCCAACACGGTCGCCTCCGGCTTCATCAACTACGGCGAGAAGGCGAACGGCCTCAACGACACGTTCGCGTCCTACGGCCTCGACGGGAACGCCCCCGAGAACACGTTCCGTAGCTACGCCTCCGGCAGCaacgccgccgtcgacgactTCAAGGGGTACAGGGACGCGGCCAACATTGGCGACGATAGCTTCACGTCCTACGCGAGCAACGCCaacggcgcggaggccggcTTCGACAGCTACGGCAAGTCGACTAACCCCGGGAGCGTGTCGTTCAAGGGCTACGGCCAGGGCTCCAACCCCAACCACCGCATCGGGTTCACGCATTACTCCGGCGACAACACGACGTTCAAAGCGTACTCCAACGAAGGCGTCGAGTTCAAGGAGTACCAGAACATGTCCAAGATGGAGGTGTCCAAGACAGCTGCGGGGGTAGAGGCTACCGGACATCGGCAGCCGAAGTGGTCGCCGGGGCCAGGGAAGTTCTTCCGGGAGCGCGACCTCATGACGGGCAACCGAATGCCAATGCCGGACATCGCCGACAAGTTGCCGCACCGCGCGTTCCTGCCGAGGGACATCGCCGCGAAGATACCGTTCGAGGAGGGCGCCGTGTCGGCGCTGTTCGGCGCGCCGCCGGGCACGGCGATGCGGCAGGTGGTGGCGTCGACGGTGGCCgagtgcgcgcgcgcgccgagCCGTGGCGAGACGAAGCGGTGCGCGACGTCGGCGGAGGACATGGTGGACTTCGCGGTGGAGATGCTGGGCAGCAGCAACATCGCGGTGCGCAGCACGGAGTCGACGGCGGGCAGCGGCCGGGACGTCCGGCTGGGCAAGATcacgggcgtcgccggcggcggcgtgacccGGTCCGTGTCGTGCCACCAGAGCCTGTTCCCGTACCTGGTGTACTACTGCCACTCGGTGCCGCGCGTCAGGCTGTACGAGGCCGACATCCTGGACGTGGACTCCAACCGGAGGATCAACCACGGCGTGGCCATCTGCCACCTCGACACGTCCGACTGGAGCCCCAACCATGGCGCGTTCGTCGCGCTCGGTGGGAAGCCCGGCGAGATCGAGGTGTGCCACTGGATCTTCGAGGGGGACATGACCTGGACCCTTGTTGATTGA
- the LOC117842305 gene encoding L-type lectin-domain containing receptor kinase IX.1-like: MASQVRSVQFQNPRPAIAEQQTQIWISCAVLCRFKIVLGLGSALLYLHQEWEQCVVHRDVKPSNIMLDASFGAKLGDFGLARLVDHGRGSHTTNLAGTLGYMDPECLVAGRAGSESDVYSFGVVLLEIACGRPPVVPDDQENLGRARLLEWVWGLYGRGAVVEAADERMGGDFDRVEMERVMVVGLVCAHPDCSLRPSIRQAVSMLQCEVTLPTLPEKMPAPKYS, from the coding sequence ATGGCCAGTCAGGTAAGATCAGTTCAATTCCAAAATCCAAGGCCAGCAATTGCCGAGCAGCAGACTCAAATTTGGATCTCCTGTGCTGTATTATGTAGGTTCAAGATCGTGCTCGGCTTGGGATCAGCCCTCCTGTATCTTCACCAGGAGTGGGAGCAGTGTGTGGTGCACAGAGACGTCAAGCCGAGCAACATCATGCTGGACGCGTCTTTTGGCGCCAAGCTGGGCGACTTCGGCCTGGCGAGGCTCGTCGACCACGGCCGCGGCTCCCACACGACCAACCTCGCGGGTACCTTGGGCTACATGGACCCGGAatgcctcgtcgccggccgggcAGGCTCGGAGTCGGACGTGTACAGCTTTGGCGTGGTGCTCCTCGAGATCGCCTGCGGCCGGCCGCCCGTTGTGCCTGACGACCAGGAGAACCTGGGGAGGGCGCGCCTCCTGGAGTGGGTCTGGGGCCTGTACGGAAGAGGGGCCGTTGtggaagccgccgacgagcggATGGGCGGCGACTTCGACCGTGTCGAGATGGAGCGGGTGATGGTCGTCGGGCTGGTGTGCGCCCATCCGGACTGCAGCCTGCGGCCTTCCATCAGGCAAGCGGTGAGCATGCTGCAGTGTGAGGTGACGCTGCCAACGCTTCCTGAGAAGATGCCCGCGCCCAAGTACTCATGA
- the LOC117842304 gene encoding UDP-glycosyltransferase 90A1, which translates to MAVASSSPETHELPHIAIFPFLAKGHTIPMIHLAHYLHRHGLAAVTFFTTPGNAAFVRDGLSGADAALVELAFPADVPGIPPGVESAEGLTSMASFAVFADATSLLRPQLEASLAEMQPPASLLVTDPFLYWTKASAETLGIPKVSFFGISAFAHVMREVRVRHDPCATLKPDDVDEDGNPGTFTVPEFPHIKLTFEDFMAPFGDPASIAPMMELDGKLGKAVEESQGMIINTFHGLEAQYVDFWNQHVGPRAWPVGPLCLAQPASAPAEAQPSWMEWLDNKTADGRAVLYVALGTLAAIPESQLKEVADGLERAEVDFIWAVRPKNIDLGSGFEERTKGRGLVVREWVDQLEILKHESVRGFLSHSGWNSVLEGVAAGVPLAVWPMHADQPFNAKFLVDELKIAVRVQTSDRTIRGLVTSEEVSKVVRVLMLGEEGVEVAKNVAELSASAKEAMAEGGPSCKALKDMISELCVKKVNGNLEESQDEKVDA; encoded by the coding sequence ATGGCTGTTGCCTCTTCGTCTCCAGAGACCCATGAACTCCCTCACATCGCCATCTTCCCATTCCTGGCCAAGGGCCACACAATCCCGATGATCCACCTCGCCCACTACCTCCACCgccacggcctcgccgccgtcacctTCTTCACGACTCCCGGCAACGCCGCCTTCGTCCGGGATGGTCTATCCGGCGCGGACGCGGCCCTCGTCGAGCTCGCCTTTCCAGCCGACGTCCCGGGCATCCCGCCGGGCGTCGAGAGCGCCGAGGGGCTCACGTCCATGGCATCCTTCGCCGTCTTCGCCGACGCCACGTCCCTGCTCCGGCCGCAGCTCGAGGCGTCCCTCGCCGAGATGCAACCGCCGGCCAGCCTCCTCGTCACCGACCCGTTCCTGTACTGGACGAAAGCGTCGGCGGAAACGCTAGGCATCCCGAAGGTGTCCTTCTTCGGCATCTCGGCGTTCGCGCACGTCATGCGGGAGGTGCGCGTGCGCCACGACCCGTGCGCGACGCTGAAACCCGACGACGTCGACGAAGACGGCAACCCGGGCACCTTCACGGTGCCGGAGTTCCCGCACATAAAGCTCACCTTCGAGGACTTCATGGCACCCTTCGGCGACCCGGCGTCCATAGCGCCCATGATGGAGCTCGACGGTAAGCTGGGCAAGGCCGTAGAGGAGAGTCAAGGGATGATCATCAACACCTTCCACGGCCTGGAGGCTCAGTACGTTGACTTCTGGAACCAGCATGTGGGCCCCAGGGCCTGGCCCGTCGGGCCCCTCTGCCTGGCCCAACCAGCATCTGCGCCCGCCGAGGCCCAGCCCTCTTGGATGGAGTGGCTTGACAACAAGACGGCCGATGGTAGGGCGGTGCTGTATGTTGCTCTTGGGACGCTAGCTGCAATCCCGGAGTCACAGTTGAAGGAGGTCGCGGATGGGCTCGAGCGGGCCGAGGTGGACTTTATATGGGCTGTCAGGCCCAAGAACATTGACCTCGGTTCGGGTTTCGAAGAGCGTACAAAGGGCAGAGGATTGGTGGTGAGGGAGTGGGTGGACCAGTTGGAGATTTTGAAGCATGAGAGTGTGCGAGGGTTCTTGAGCCATTCTGGGTGGAATTCGGTACTTGAGGGTGTTGCAGCTGGTGTGCCACTAGCGGTTTGGCCTATGCATGCTGATCAACCTTTCAATGCGAAGTTTTTAGTTGATGAGTTGAAGATCGCGGTAAGAGTTCAGACAAGTGATAGAACCATTAGGGGTTTGGTCACAAGCGAGGAGGTTTCCAAGGTGGTGAGGGTGCTGATGCTGGGTGAGGAAGGGGTGGAAGTGGCGAAGAATGTGGCGGAGCTGTCAGCCAGTGCTAAGGAGGCCATGGCAGAAGGAGGGCCATCATGTAAAGCACTGAAAGACATGATCAGTGAGTTGTGCGTGAAGAAGGTGAACGGGAATTTAGAGGAAAGCCAGGACGAGAAGGTGGATGCTTAG